The Candidatus Eisenbacteria bacterium genome includes a window with the following:
- a CDS encoding threonine/serine dehydratase: MIPLESIRGAAARIGGRLHRTPVFSSANLGERVRARMLLKCESFQKTGSFKPRGALHVVLSMDPARRARGLITVSAGNHAAAVAWAAHALDVPCTVVMPADAPTSKTAAVRGYGGTIVSHEDRATLFDRLREEEARTGAAFVHPFDDPIGVAGAGTLGLEIVEQAPDVTLVVVPIGGGGLMAGVASAVKAMKPACRVVGVELEAGPGMTPALEAGKPIPVPRPSSTLADGLTPPFVGSIALEVARTALDGIALVTEGEIVEAMRALMVRAKLYVEGSGAVATAALLSGKVVVRPNDVVVSIVSGGNVDPERALAAVASEKGER; the protein is encoded by the coding sequence GTGATCCCCCTCGAGAGTATCCGCGGCGCGGCGGCTCGCATCGGAGGCCGTCTCCACCGCACGCCCGTGTTCTCCTCGGCGAATCTGGGGGAGCGTGTCCGCGCGCGGATGCTCCTCAAGTGTGAGAGCTTCCAGAAGACGGGATCGTTCAAGCCGCGTGGCGCGCTGCACGTCGTGCTCTCGATGGACCCGGCCCGGCGTGCCCGGGGCCTCATCACCGTGTCCGCGGGGAATCACGCCGCGGCCGTGGCGTGGGCCGCTCACGCCCTGGACGTGCCGTGCACCGTGGTGATGCCGGCGGACGCGCCGACATCGAAAACCGCGGCCGTGCGAGGCTATGGCGGCACGATCGTCTCGCACGAAGACCGGGCCACCCTGTTCGACCGGCTCCGCGAGGAGGAAGCCCGAACCGGCGCGGCGTTCGTGCATCCCTTCGACGATCCCATCGGCGTGGCGGGGGCGGGCACGCTGGGGCTCGAGATCGTGGAGCAGGCGCCGGACGTCACCCTCGTCGTCGTTCCGATCGGCGGCGGAGGATTGATGGCGGGAGTCGCGTCGGCCGTGAAGGCCATGAAGCCCGCGTGCCGCGTCGTCGGCGTGGAGCTGGAGGCGGGTCCGGGCATGACGCCGGCGCTCGAGGCGGGGAAGCCGATTCCCGTTCCGCGTCCCTCGAGCACGCTCGCCGACGGCCTGACGCCGCCCTTCGTGGGCTCAATCGCGCTCGAAGTGGCGCGCACCGCGCTCGACGGGATCGCGCTCGTGACGGAAGGTGAGATCGTCGAAGCGATGCGCGCGCTCATGGTCCGCGCGAAACTTTACGTGGAAGGATCCGGCGCCGTGGCGACGGCCGCGCTCCTCTCGGGGAAGGTGGTCGTGCGGCCGAACGACGTGGTCGTGAGCATCGTGTCCGGCGGGAACGTGGATCCCGAGCGCGCGCTCGCCGCGGTCGCATCGGAGAAGGGGGAAAGGTGA
- a CDS encoding MBL fold metallo-hydrolase, whose amino-acid sequence MRRTGSLLLRGVLVLVAVTRPAFSGTSRSTGATHPVAANFRVERLADGVYAVLRNDPPGMMCDGNSGFVVNDDGVVVIDAPESSAEVLAAIRKVTKKPIRTVINTHWHDDHIIGNQVYRDASPGVEFIAHAAVRDYLPVDGLKAREGMLREAPQGVEYLKSLLVSGKGLDGSTITPEERESMESDIRLVEHYLDVVPGAEIVLPTAVVQDRMTLRSGTREIRILHPGRGHTRGDLVVYLPRERVLFAGDLVVWPIPLVGGDQSHVGDWSATLERVRSLGARTIVPGHGPVEKGDGYLAQLVRLFDSVTGQTRAAVAEGKSLEETRPRVNLIEHRTRMAGDSKVRRALFDMYVQGPAVTSAYRDAAPDSARSR is encoded by the coding sequence ATGAGGCGAACGGGCTCCCTCCTTCTCCGTGGCGTGCTCGTACTCGTCGCGGTGACGCGCCCCGCCTTCTCGGGGACCTCGAGGAGCACCGGCGCGACGCATCCGGTCGCCGCGAACTTCCGCGTGGAGCGGCTCGCGGACGGGGTCTACGCCGTGCTCCGAAACGACCCTCCCGGGATGATGTGCGACGGCAACAGCGGCTTCGTCGTGAACGACGACGGGGTCGTGGTCATCGACGCGCCCGAGTCATCCGCCGAAGTGCTCGCCGCGATTCGCAAGGTGACGAAGAAACCGATCCGCACGGTCATCAACACGCACTGGCACGACGATCACATCATCGGGAACCAGGTCTACCGTGACGCGTCTCCCGGGGTCGAGTTCATCGCGCACGCCGCCGTTCGCGACTATCTCCCGGTGGATGGGCTCAAGGCACGAGAAGGGATGCTCCGGGAAGCGCCACAGGGAGTCGAGTACCTGAAGAGCCTTCTGGTCTCCGGCAAGGGACTGGACGGTTCCACGATCACGCCGGAGGAGCGTGAAAGCATGGAGAGCGACATCCGGCTCGTGGAACACTATCTCGATGTGGTCCCTGGAGCCGAGATCGTGCTTCCGACGGCGGTGGTTCAGGACCGCATGACCCTCCGGTCGGGGACGCGGGAGATCCGCATCCTCCATCCGGGCCGTGGCCACACGAGGGGCGATCTGGTCGTCTATCTCCCCCGCGAGCGCGTCCTCTTTGCCGGCGATCTGGTGGTCTGGCCCATCCCGCTCGTGGGAGGAGACCAGTCCCATGTCGGCGACTGGAGCGCCACGCTGGAGCGTGTCCGCTCCCTCGGCGCGCGCACGATCGTGCCGGGGCACGGACCTGTCGAGAAGGGGGATGGCTACCTGGCCCAGCTCGTTCGGCTCTTCGACAGCGTGACCGGTCAGACGCGTGCGGCCGTGGCCGAGGGGAAGTCGCTGGAAGAGACGCGGCCGCGGGTCAACCTCATCGAGCACCGAACCCGGATGGCGGGAGACTCGAAGGTGCGCCGCGCCCTGTTCGACATGTACGTTCAGGGTCCCGCGGTCACGTCCGCCTATCGGGACGCCGCCCCGGACTCGGCGCGATCGAGATGA
- a CDS encoding endonuclease/exonuclease/phosphatase family protein → MTVRILSYNIRYGGVGREEALAEVVEAAAPDLVVLQEANRPEVVKRLAERTGMSAWASSPKHSVGFMSRLETRGHEWHRPRGCPRALLQIDLVAGDLTVFGIHLRAIHSNWSERSRARELTLALRSIERHREGIHVLAGDFNTLAPGESLDLRRLPRRLQLLTWILGRTIQWKTIQSLLDAGYVDGFRHLHPDVTGHTFPTWNPHVRLDYFFVPVSAVDRLVSCEVLVGGGSKHASDHFPLLAGFDV, encoded by the coding sequence GTGACGGTCCGGATCCTGAGCTACAACATCCGGTACGGAGGGGTGGGACGTGAGGAAGCTCTCGCCGAAGTGGTCGAAGCCGCCGCTCCGGACCTGGTCGTGCTCCAAGAGGCCAACCGTCCCGAAGTCGTGAAGCGTCTCGCGGAGCGCACCGGGATGAGCGCCTGGGCCTCCTCGCCGAAGCACTCGGTGGGCTTCATGAGCCGGCTCGAGACCCGTGGGCACGAGTGGCACCGGCCCCGCGGCTGCCCGAGAGCGCTCCTCCAAATCGACCTCGTGGCCGGGGATCTCACCGTGTTCGGAATCCACCTGAGAGCGATCCACAGCAACTGGTCCGAGCGGAGCCGAGCCCGGGAGCTCACGCTGGCGCTGCGCTCCATCGAGCGGCATCGCGAGGGGATCCACGTGCTGGCCGGCGACTTCAACACACTCGCTCCCGGGGAGAGCCTGGATCTCCGGCGCCTTCCCCGCCGTCTCCAGCTCCTGACCTGGATCCTGGGCCGAACGATCCAGTGGAAGACGATCCAGTCGCTGCTCGATGCCGGGTACGTCGACGGCTTCCGCCACCTCCATCCCGACGTGACCGGTCACACGTTCCCGACCTGGAATCCGCACGTTCGGCTGGACTACTTCTTCGTTCCGGTTTCGGCGGTGGATCGCCTGGTGTCGTGCGAAGTGCTCGTGGGCGGCGGCTCGAAGCACGCCTCCGATCACTTTCCCCTGCTCGCGGGCTTCGACGTGTAG
- a CDS encoding MerR family transcriptional regulator, translated as MPDEKQHQDGIPHPKTLARPLSIGALSRATGIPAETLRTWERRYGNPRPKRKPSGHRLYPAAFVERLRRVARLLAQGHRPADVLNLPVSQLDSLLSLNEPAVGAPPERGATAFQEGEVRRFQETLLHASIRFDRGSLMRELRAAWGRMGPLRFLEEISGPFMTRVGHEWEEGRIEIRHEHFASACLSDFLREVREPFDREANGARVAAALLPGDTHEGGLLMVSVLLAVRGYRVIYLGADTPTEQVAATISSGGAEAVVISVSAAVPRARAEQEAHRLRESLPKRVRLWFGGAGAPEVPGMERFPTLTTFAAQLDRNP; from the coding sequence TTGCCTGACGAGAAGCAGCACCAGGACGGGATCCCTCACCCCAAGACGCTCGCGAGGCCGCTCTCGATCGGGGCCCTGTCACGCGCCACGGGGATCCCCGCCGAGACCCTTCGCACCTGGGAGCGCCGTTACGGTAACCCGAGGCCGAAGCGAAAGCCGTCCGGGCATCGGCTCTACCCGGCGGCCTTCGTCGAGCGGCTCCGGCGCGTCGCGAGGCTCCTCGCGCAAGGGCATCGTCCGGCCGACGTTCTGAATCTCCCGGTCTCCCAGCTGGACTCGCTTCTCTCGCTGAACGAACCGGCGGTAGGAGCACCTCCCGAGAGGGGCGCGACGGCCTTCCAGGAAGGCGAGGTCAGGCGGTTCCAGGAAACCCTCCTCCATGCCTCGATCCGGTTCGATCGCGGCTCTCTGATGCGCGAGCTGCGTGCGGCCTGGGGACGCATGGGACCGCTCCGGTTCCTCGAGGAGATCTCGGGACCGTTCATGACACGTGTCGGACACGAGTGGGAAGAGGGTCGCATCGAGATCCGTCACGAGCATTTCGCTTCGGCCTGTCTCTCGGATTTCCTCCGAGAGGTCCGGGAGCCCTTCGACCGCGAAGCGAATGGTGCTCGCGTGGCGGCGGCGCTTCTTCCGGGGGACACGCACGAGGGGGGGCTCCTCATGGTGAGCGTGCTCCTCGCGGTGCGGGGATACCGCGTGATCTATCTCGGTGCCGACACGCCGACCGAGCAGGTTGCGGCCACCATCTCCTCGGGGGGAGCCGAAGCAGTCGTCATCAGTGTGTCCGCGGCGGTTCCGCGAGCGCGCGCCGAACAGGAAGCTCACCGATTGCGCGAGAGCCTTCCCAAACGGGTTCGGCTCTGGTTCGGCGGTGCCGGAGCGCCGGAGGTCCCGGGCATGGAGCGGTTTCCGACACTCACCACGTTCGCGGCTCAGCTCGACCGAAACCCTTAG
- a CDS encoding outer membrane beta-barrel protein yields the protein MNRALIGVIALGVAACAVPAYAQSETASAMKNRLSIGLGQGTADGYAPTSVGTGTYLAPTTSPETNVNAEYWRSLSPDYALAISGAYGFSSMNWKGATSADPEIDATGTSLKFRLGVDKVGNVGDRLQFFLGPGVEYWSGEQKLDVGGSETESESVTRFGVSGRIGGFMMLSETVGIMGQVGHTFGVAKVDDSGAETSWWPNSFQASWGLAFGF from the coding sequence ATGAATCGAGCCTTGATCGGAGTGATCGCCCTGGGCGTGGCGGCTTGCGCGGTTCCCGCCTACGCCCAGTCTGAAACGGCCAGCGCCATGAAGAACCGCCTGTCGATCGGTCTCGGCCAGGGAACGGCGGACGGATATGCTCCGACGTCGGTCGGAACGGGGACGTACCTCGCCCCGACGACATCGCCCGAGACCAACGTGAACGCGGAGTACTGGCGGTCCCTGAGCCCCGACTACGCGCTCGCGATCTCGGGTGCGTACGGGTTCTCGTCCATGAACTGGAAGGGCGCCACGTCGGCGGATCCCGAGATCGACGCGACCGGAACGTCGCTCAAGTTCCGGCTCGGGGTGGACAAGGTCGGGAATGTCGGTGACCGGCTGCAGTTCTTCCTGGGACCGGGCGTCGAGTACTGGTCCGGTGAGCAGAAGCTGGACGTCGGCGGCTCCGAGACCGAGTCCGAGTCGGTGACCCGGTTCGGGGTCTCGGGTCGGATCGGAGGATTCATGATGCTCTCCGAGACCGTCGGCATCATGGGCCAGGTCGGCCACACCTTCGGGGTGGCGAAGGTGGACGACTCCGGCGCCGAGACGAGCTGGTGGCCGAACAGCTTTCAAGCCTCATGGGGTCTTGCGTTCGGGTTCTAG
- a CDS encoding fasciclin domain-containing protein: MLKSGVVLAAAGLIALSGIVPSDATAGSGKSSKEKNIVQVAREAGSFNTLLTALEATDLVGTLSGQGKGPFTVFAPTDEAFAKIDPATLQSLLNNPAALKQILLYHVVPGEYPAARVVTSPSLPTANGQSLTISTAGGVKVNDANVTATDITARNGVIHVIDTVLLPQ, from the coding sequence ATGCTCAAGTCTGGTGTCGTGCTCGCGGCTGCTGGCCTCATCGCTCTCAGCGGTATCGTTCCGTCGGATGCGACCGCGGGTTCGGGGAAGAGCTCCAAGGAGAAGAACATCGTTCAGGTCGCGCGGGAGGCCGGGTCCTTCAACACGCTCCTCACGGCTCTCGAGGCCACCGATCTCGTGGGCACACTGTCGGGGCAGGGTAAGGGACCGTTCACGGTCTTCGCTCCCACGGACGAGGCGTTCGCGAAGATCGACCCTGCGACGCTCCAGTCGCTCCTGAACAATCCGGCCGCCCTGAAGCAGATCCTGCTCTACCACGTGGTGCCGGGAGAGTATCCGGCGGCCAGGGTCGTCACGAGTCCGTCCCTGCCGACCGCGAACGGTCAGAGCCTGACGATCAGCACGGCTGGAGGCGTCAAGGTCAACGACGCTAACGTCACTGCCACCGATATCACCGCCCGGAACGGTGTCATCCACGTCATCGATACGGTGCTGCTGCCGCAGTAA
- a CDS encoding DUF378 domain-containing protein has protein sequence MKALEVLAAALVIVGGLNWGLVAVANFDLVALLTGAGDFGSKNVLGAVIYGLVGVSAVYQILTWRRAQRQTVEP, from the coding sequence ATGAAGGCTCTAGAAGTACTGGCAGCGGCGCTCGTGATCGTGGGTGGGTTGAACTGGGGGCTCGTTGCGGTTGCGAACTTCGACCTGGTAGCGCTTCTCACCGGCGCCGGCGACTTCGGGTCGAAGAACGTTCTCGGGGCCGTGATCTATGGGCTGGTGGGGGTCTCGGCCGTGTACCAGATCCTCACCTGGAGGCGCGCACAAAGGCAAACCGTGGAGCCGTGA
- a CDS encoding protein kinase, which translates to MVGKKLRAYEITEEIGSGGMATVFRAYQPSMDRHVAIKVIRSSILHDRALRERFQREARLIARLEHPHLLPVYDFDGEHDPPYIVMRYLDGGTLKQVQQRGSVPRGEFLYILRQLAGALDYAHRQSIVHRDLKPSNVMIDKEGNAFLTDFGIARAAGGDKDLTGTGLMIGTPGYMAPEQARGDGQADKAADIYSLGVIAFESLTGSAPYEHESSFEIILAHMNSPVPKASERAKDLPKGVDGVLAQALAKDPKRRFATATEFVDSLANALKIKPNEARSALQSMTQTISVDQLAAFRAQTGESDTPSSATPSDQQRQMTAVSVDVKELAEILYEGGADTERAKATLDALWTAFAEIAKESGGVLQSRVEATGLFLWGRDRSREDDAENAIRAALRMQDRTLAETRKVLGASWEPTEENPLPFASGITTGPVLLERDTHSGSYNASGAPITLAVRLKDTAPPGGVIVAHETFTLVRGVFSVFQREPLRVRGRKDPIETYLVTQVRPRAFRLRAMGIEGVETKMIGREIELRLLQEALTLTLEDGETQVVTVVGEAGVGKSRLLFEFSNWTDIMEQTVWFFQARATQPSMLQPYSLTRDLFSFRFKILDSDPLSVVHEKFVKGVEEFMGAGSERQAHFIGQLVGFDFTSKPEVEAALSDGETFRHMAQQYLGELFKSASQVNPVMIHIEDIHWADDRSLDLINNLVRDNTNLPLFVLCMARPSLYERRPQWGEGQRFHERIQLEPLSQLSSRRLVRELLKNVPEVPTALRDLIVDRADGNPFYIEELIKALIDDRVIVKGDPHWSVDTTRLSTVRVPATLTGVLQARLDTLPQPLQQLLQRASVVGRIFWDAAAIHLSRESAGLTADEVQDRLADLRDREMILQREESNFAGTVEYVFRHAILRDVTYDTVIPRQRRALHKLVADWLIEVGGERAGEHTLLVAEHYARAEEASLASGQLAKAGERALQLSALDEAGTLLQRAREMLTGPEHTEQRIRVDLLRADLEGIRSTYDKATEILKPALEDARSIGNATLQAHILGQLGRLCMWRADAAGAKKYLEEALAMARTANNTETLIFNLRQLGNALTLHSPAEGIRYLEESVDLARKHGDQLAEAHGLNSVAIAQSLMGDLVQAEATYVRGLELNRVLKNRVSETMILGNLAGLHAATGDLDRAEREAREAMAIAKEMASPPLRMNCEVAFADIALRRKHNEEAIKWIRASTDSMREIGTRPTAIPLMHGILRARAGDRATGLRWIGFTMANDSNKKEMELFLKGFMDEVRGDWTEDQAQAAMREGETLNLEEILAEAERTG; encoded by the coding sequence ATGGTCGGCAAGAAGCTGCGCGCATACGAGATCACCGAGGAGATCGGCTCCGGCGGCATGGCCACCGTGTTCCGGGCCTATCAGCCGAGCATGGACCGGCACGTGGCGATCAAGGTCATCCGCTCGTCCATCCTTCACGACCGCGCCCTCCGGGAGCGCTTCCAGCGCGAGGCGCGGCTCATCGCGCGGCTCGAGCACCCGCATCTCCTTCCCGTCTACGACTTCGACGGGGAGCACGATCCCCCGTACATCGTCATGCGGTACCTGGACGGGGGCACCCTGAAGCAGGTGCAGCAGCGTGGCAGCGTGCCCCGAGGAGAGTTCCTCTACATCCTCCGCCAGCTCGCGGGGGCGCTCGACTACGCGCACCGCCAGAGCATCGTGCACCGAGACCTCAAGCCCTCGAACGTGATGATCGACAAGGAGGGGAACGCCTTCCTCACGGACTTCGGGATCGCGCGCGCCGCCGGCGGGGACAAGGACCTCACGGGCACCGGCCTCATGATCGGGACCCCCGGCTACATGGCGCCCGAGCAGGCCCGCGGAGACGGACAGGCGGACAAGGCGGCGGACATCTACTCGCTCGGCGTGATCGCCTTCGAGTCGCTCACGGGCTCCGCTCCGTACGAGCACGAGAGCAGCTTCGAGATCATCCTCGCTCACATGAACTCACCGGTGCCCAAGGCGAGCGAGCGAGCCAAGGACCTGCCCAAGGGCGTCGACGGCGTGCTCGCCCAGGCGCTCGCCAAGGATCCCAAGCGGCGGTTCGCCACCGCGACGGAGTTCGTGGACTCGCTCGCGAACGCCCTCAAGATCAAGCCCAACGAGGCTCGCTCGGCGCTCCAGTCCATGACGCAGACGATCTCGGTCGACCAGCTCGCGGCGTTCCGCGCCCAGACGGGCGAGTCCGACACGCCCAGCTCGGCGACGCCTTCCGACCAGCAGCGCCAGATGACCGCGGTCTCCGTGGACGTCAAGGAACTGGCCGAGATCCTCTACGAGGGCGGCGCCGACACGGAGCGCGCCAAGGCGACGCTGGACGCGCTCTGGACCGCGTTCGCCGAGATCGCCAAGGAGTCCGGCGGCGTGCTCCAGAGCCGCGTGGAGGCGACGGGGCTCTTCCTCTGGGGGCGTGACCGCTCCCGCGAGGACGACGCCGAGAACGCCATTCGCGCCGCGCTCCGGATGCAGGACCGAACCCTTGCCGAGACGCGCAAGGTGCTCGGGGCGTCATGGGAGCCGACCGAGGAGAATCCGCTCCCCTTCGCATCCGGCATCACGACGGGCCCGGTGCTCCTCGAGCGAGACACTCATAGCGGCTCCTACAACGCGAGCGGCGCCCCGATCACGCTCGCCGTACGGCTGAAGGACACCGCTCCTCCGGGAGGGGTCATCGTCGCGCACGAAACCTTCACGCTGGTGCGCGGCGTGTTCAGCGTCTTCCAGAGGGAGCCCCTGCGCGTGCGGGGCCGCAAGGACCCGATCGAAACCTATCTCGTCACCCAGGTGCGGCCGCGGGCGTTCCGTCTACGCGCCATGGGGATCGAGGGCGTCGAGACGAAGATGATCGGGAGGGAGATCGAGCTCCGGCTCCTCCAGGAGGCGCTCACCCTCACGCTCGAGGACGGCGAGACCCAGGTGGTCACCGTCGTGGGCGAGGCGGGAGTCGGAAAGTCACGGCTCCTCTTCGAGTTCAGCAACTGGACGGACATCATGGAGCAGACCGTCTGGTTCTTCCAGGCCCGCGCCACGCAGCCCTCGATGCTGCAGCCCTACTCCCTCACTCGTGATCTCTTCTCGTTCCGCTTCAAGATCCTCGACTCGGATCCGCTCTCGGTCGTGCACGAGAAGTTCGTGAAGGGCGTCGAGGAGTTCATGGGGGCCGGTTCCGAGCGACAGGCACATTTCATCGGACAGCTCGTCGGATTCGACTTCACCAGCAAGCCCGAAGTCGAGGCCGCCCTGAGCGACGGCGAGACCTTCCGGCACATGGCCCAGCAGTATCTCGGAGAGCTCTTCAAGAGCGCGTCGCAGGTGAATCCCGTGATGATTCACATCGAAGACATCCACTGGGCAGACGACCGGTCGCTCGATCTGATCAACAACCTGGTCCGCGACAACACGAACCTTCCCTTGTTCGTCCTCTGCATGGCGCGGCCGAGCCTCTACGAGCGCCGGCCCCAGTGGGGGGAGGGGCAGCGCTTCCACGAGCGGATCCAGCTCGAGCCCCTGTCTCAGCTCTCGAGCCGGCGACTCGTGAGGGAGCTCCTCAAGAACGTTCCCGAGGTGCCCACGGCCCTGCGCGACCTCATCGTGGACCGGGCCGACGGGAATCCGTTCTACATCGAGGAGCTGATCAAGGCACTCATCGACGACCGCGTGATCGTGAAGGGTGATCCTCACTGGTCGGTCGACACGACCCGCCTTTCGACGGTGCGGGTGCCGGCCACGCTCACCGGGGTGCTGCAGGCACGACTCGATACCCTTCCCCAGCCGCTGCAGCAGCTCCTCCAGCGCGCTTCCGTGGTGGGCCGGATCTTCTGGGATGCCGCGGCCATCCATCTGAGCCGGGAGTCCGCCGGGCTCACCGCCGACGAGGTGCAGGACAGGCTTGCGGACCTGCGCGACCGCGAGATGATCCTGCAGCGGGAGGAATCCAATTTCGCCGGGACGGTGGAGTACGTCTTTCGGCACGCCATCTTGCGCGACGTGACGTACGACACGGTGATCCCCCGGCAGCGGCGTGCCCTGCACAAGCTGGTTGCGGACTGGCTGATCGAGGTGGGAGGCGAGCGCGCCGGCGAGCACACGCTCCTCGTGGCCGAGCACTACGCCCGGGCCGAAGAGGCGTCCCTCGCGTCCGGGCAGCTGGCGAAAGCCGGGGAGCGCGCGTTGCAGCTCTCGGCCCTGGACGAGGCGGGGACGCTCCTCCAGCGTGCCCGCGAGATGCTGACGGGCCCCGAGCACACGGAACAGCGGATCCGTGTCGATCTTCTCCGCGCCGATCTCGAAGGAATCCGAAGCACCTATGACAAAGCCACCGAGATCCTCAAGCCGGCTCTGGAGGATGCCCGCTCGATCGGGAACGCGACCCTTCAGGCCCACATCCTCGGACAGCTCGGAAGACTATGCATGTGGCGGGCCGATGCGGCGGGGGCCAAGAAATACCTCGAGGAAGCGCTCGCGATGGCTCGTACCGCCAACAATACGGAAACCCTGATCTTCAACCTCCGCCAGCTGGGGAACGCCCTCACGCTGCACTCCCCTGCCGAGGGAATTCGCTATCTCGAGGAGAGCGTGGATCTCGCGCGAAAGCATGGCGATCAGCTCGCCGAGGCGCACGGACTGAACTCCGTGGCCATCGCGCAGAGTCTCATGGGCGATCTCGTGCAGGCGGAGGCGACCTACGTCCGGGGACTCGAGCTGAATCGCGTCCTCAAGAACCGGGTCTCGGAGACCATGATCCTCGGCAATCTCGCGGGACTCCACGCGGCGACGGGGGATCTCGACCGCGCCGAGCGGGAGGCGCGCGAGGCGATGGCGATCGCGAAGGAGATGGCTTCGCCGCCGCTTCGAATGAACTGCGAGGTTGCATTCGCGGACATTGCCCTGCGACGGAAGCACAACGAGGAAGCGATAAAGTGGATCCGGGCGTCGACCGACTCGATGCGGGAGATCGGCACTCGCCCGACGGCCATCCCCTTGATGCACGGAATCCTCCGCGCACGGGCGGGCGATCGAGCCACGGGCTTGCGGTGGATCGGCTTCACCATGGCGAACGACTCGAACAAGAAGGAAATGGAGCTGTTCCTGAAGGGATTCATGGACGAGGTTCGCGGCGACTGGACGGAGGATCAGGCCCAAGCGGCCATGCGCGAGGGAGAGACGCTGAACCTCGAGGAGATCCTGGCGGAAGCCGAACGGACGGGCTGA
- a CDS encoding neutral zinc metallopeptidase, with amino-acid sequence MRWRGRTGSGNIEDRRGLGRGGMAIGGGIGGLILLAVYVLMGGDLSQMPTLQDETSSSVQAPLDPAQEEKKQFVSVVLQDTEDVWNELFRRQGQDYQEPRMVLYSEAVSSACGYGASAMGPFYCPSDAQVYLDLSFFEDLDRRFGAPGDFAQAYVIAHEVGHHVQNLLGVHEQVAGMQGRLSEAERNELSVRVELQADYFAGVWAHHAQASKQVLEPGDLEEALNAATAIGDDRLQRQTSGRVTPDSFTHGTSEQRVRWFRKGFESGDPSQGDTFSTDAL; translated from the coding sequence ATGCGCTGGAGAGGAAGGACAGGAAGCGGAAACATCGAGGACCGGCGCGGGCTCGGCCGGGGCGGGATGGCGATCGGAGGAGGGATCGGGGGACTGATCCTGCTCGCCGTGTACGTGCTGATGGGCGGTGACCTGAGTCAGATGCCGACCTTGCAGGACGAGACGAGCTCGTCCGTCCAGGCCCCGCTGGACCCGGCCCAGGAAGAGAAGAAGCAGTTCGTCTCGGTCGTCCTCCAGGACACGGAAGACGTGTGGAACGAGCTCTTCCGGCGGCAGGGTCAGGACTATCAGGAGCCGCGGATGGTTCTCTACAGCGAGGCCGTCTCCTCCGCTTGCGGCTACGGAGCGTCCGCGATGGGACCCTTCTACTGTCCCTCGGACGCGCAGGTGTACCTCGATCTCTCGTTCTTCGAAGACCTCGATCGCCGCTTCGGCGCGCCCGGAGACTTCGCGCAGGCGTACGTGATCGCGCACGAGGTGGGGCATCACGTGCAGAACCTGCTCGGCGTTCACGAGCAGGTGGCCGGGATGCAGGGGAGGCTCTCGGAGGCGGAACGGAACGAGCTCTCGGTGAGAGTCGAGCTACAGGCTGACTACTTCGCGGGGGTGTGGGCGCACCACGCGCAGGCGTCGAAACAGGTGCTCGAGCCCGGGGATCTGGAAGAGGCACTGAACGCGGCGACCGCCATCGGGGACGACCGGCTGCAGCGTCAGACCTCGGGGCGCGTGACGCCGGATTCGTTCACGCACGGCACGTCGGAGCAGCGCGTGCGGTGGTTCCGGAAGGGATTCGAGTCGGGCGATCCGTCGCAGGGAGATACCTTTTCGACGGACGCGCTCTAG
- a CDS encoding peroxiredoxin, whose protein sequence is MTVQTSAPALTIGSVAPDFEADTTDGRIRFHEWIGDSWAVLFSHPKDFTPVCTTELGYMAKLKSEFDKRNTKVIGLSVDKVDDHKRWASDIQETQGMAPNYPMIGDPSLSVSKLYGMLPADLEGSCDGRTPADNQTVRNVYVIGPDKKIKLMITYPMTTGRNFDEVLRVIDSLQLTAKYKVATPVNWKQGDDVIIAGSVSDDEAKKTYPGGWKAPKPYLRIVPQPKS, encoded by the coding sequence ATGACGGTTCAGACCAGCGCTCCGGCCCTCACGATCGGGAGCGTGGCGCCCGACTTCGAGGCCGACACGACCGACGGACGCATCCGCTTTCACGAGTGGATCGGCGATTCGTGGGCGGTGCTCTTCTCCCATCCCAAGGACTTCACGCCGGTCTGCACGACGGAGCTCGGATACATGGCGAAGCTCAAATCCGAGTTCGACAAGCGGAACACCAAGGTCATCGGGCTGAGCGTGGACAAGGTGGACGATCACAAGCGCTGGGCCAGCGACATCCAGGAGACGCAGGGCATGGCGCCGAACTATCCGATGATCGGCGATCCGTCACTCTCGGTGTCCAAGCTCTACGGGATGCTCCCCGCGGACCTCGAGGGATCCTGCGACGGCCGGACCCCGGCGGACAACCAGACGGTGCGAAACGTCTACGTGATCGGACCGGACAAGAAGATCAAGCTCATGATCACCTACCCGATGACCACGGGGAGGAATTTCGACGAGGTGCTCCGCGTCATCGACTCCCTGCAGCTCACGGCGAAGTACAAGGTCGCGACGCCCGTGAACTGGAAGCAGGGGGACGACGTGATCATCGCGGGCTCGGTCTCGGATGACGAGGCGAAGAAGACGTATCCGGGGGGGTGGAAGGCGCCGAAGCCGTACCTCCGGATCGTGCCGCAGCCGAAGTCGTAA